One Oryza brachyantha chromosome 3, ObraRS2, whole genome shotgun sequence DNA segment encodes these proteins:
- the LOC102706734 gene encoding ABC transporter I family member 20: MAPTVEISHLSFTYPGIDGRPPPGAPPLIEDVCFSLDAGHRCLLLGSNGAGKTTILKILGGKHMVDPSMVRVLGRSAFHDTALTSSGDLCYLGGEWRRDVAFAGYQVNIQMDISAEKMIFGVAGVDPQRRDGLIKILDIDLAWRMHKASDGQRRRVQICMGLLKPFKVLLLDEITVDLDVLARANLLTYLKKECEERSATIIYATHIFDGLDDWPTHIVYIAHGKLQLALPLEKVKEMSQLSLMRTVESWLRKERDEDRRRRKERKEKGLPEFDKFTEGSRVIGDPVARAVNNGWAAGRLASTVAGEENFIFSSNSVLRQ, from the exons ATGGCGCCAACGGTGGAGATCAGCCACCTCTCCTTCACCTACCCGGGCATCGacggccgcccgccgcccggcgcgccgccgctcatcGAGGACGTCTGCTTCTCCCTCGACGCCGGCCaccgctgcctcctcctcggctccAACGGCGCGG GTAAGACGACGATACTGAAGATACTTGGCGGGAAGCACATGGTGGATCCGAGCATGGTGCGGGTCCTGGGCAGGTCGGCCTTCCACGACACGGCGCTCACCTCCTCCGGCGACCTCTGTTACCTAGGTGGCGAG TGGAGGCGCGACGTTGCCTTTGCGGGCTACCAGGTAAACATACAGATGGACATCTCAGCAGAGAAGATGATATTTGGTGTTGCTGGCGTTGATCCTCAAAGGAGAGATGGGCTTATCAAG ATATTGGATATTGATCTTGCCTGGCGCATGCATAAGGCATCCGATGGTCAAAGGAGACGAGTCCAAATTTGCATGGGGCTTCTCAAGCCATTCAAG GTTCTTCTTCTTGATGAGATCACAGTCGACCTGGATGTGTTGGCCAGAGCAAATCTATTGACATATCTAAAGAAGGAATGCGAAGAACGGAGTGCTACAATCATCTATGCTACACATATTTTTGACGGACTTGATGATTGGCCAACACACATT GTGTACATTGCCCATGGGAAGTTGCAACTAGCACTCCCTTTAGAAAAGGTGAAAGAAATGAGCCAGTTATCTCTCATG AGAACAGTGGAAAGTTGGttgaggaaagagagagacgAGGACAGGCGGAGAAGAAAGGAGCGGAAGGAGAAGGGCCTCCCAGAATTTGACAAGTTTACTGAGGGGAGCCGGGTTATAGGTGATCCCGTTGCCAGAGCGGTGAACAATGGGTGGGCAGCAGGAAGGCTCGCCTCAACGGTCGCTGGTGAAGAGAACTTCATTTTCAGCTCTAACAGCGTTCTTAGGCAATAA
- the LOC102706175 gene encoding 30S ribosomal protein S1, chloroplastic has product MASLAQHVAGLASPPLSGASRRRPAAPRRPSALVCGTYALTKDERERERMRQLFDEASERCRTAPMEGVAFSPEDLDSAVESTDIDTDIGSLIKGTVFMTTSNGAYVDIQSKSTAFLPLDEACLLDINHIEEAGIRAGLVEEFMIIDENPGDETLILSLQAIQQDLAWERCRQLQAEDVVVTGKVIGGNKGGVVALVEGLKGFVPFSQVSSKSTAEELLDKELPLKFVEVDEEQGRLVLSNRKAMADSQAQLGIGSVVLGTVESLKPYGAFIDIGGINGLLHVSQISHDRVADISTVLQPGDTLKVMILSHDRERGRVSLSTKKLEPTPGDMIRNPKLVFEKADEMAQIFRQRIAQAEAMARADMLRFQPESGLTLSSEGILGPLSSDTPSQESGEAQSTDE; this is encoded by the exons ATGGCGTCCCTGGCGCAGCACGTCGCGGGGCTGGCGAGCCCGCCGCTCTCCGgcgcgtcgcgccgccggcccgcGGCGCCCAGGCGGCCGTCGGCGCTGGTGTGCGGGACGTACGCGCTCACCAAGGacgagcgggagcgggagcggatGCGCCAGCTGTTCGACGAGGCCTCCGAGCGCTGCCGCACCGCGCCCATGGAGGGCGTCGCCTTCTCGCCCGAGGACCTCGACTCCGCCGTCGAGTCCACCGACATCGACACCGACATCGGCTCGCTC ATTAAAGGAACAGTGTTCATGACAACTTCAAATGGTGCATACGTTGATATTCAATCAAAATCTACTGCTTTCTTGCCTTTGGATGAGGCATGCCTTCTAGATATCAACCACATAGAGGAGGCTGGGATCCGTGCTGGCTTGGTTGAAGAGTTCATGATTATTGATGAGAACCCTGGTGACGAGACTTTGATTTTGAGCTTACAAGCAATTCAGCAAGACCTTGCCTGGGAAAGATGCAGGCAGCTTCAGGCAGAAGATGTTGTTGTCACAGGCAAA GTAATTGGTGGAAACAAAGGAGGTGTGGTAGCTCTTGTCGAGGGCCTTAAGGGATTTGTTCCATTTTCACAAGTGTCATCG AAATCAACTGCTGAAGAACTGCTTGACAAAGAACTACCTCTGAAGTTTGTGGAGGTCGATGAAGAACAAGGCAGGCTTGTCCTCAGTAACCGCAAGGCGATGGCAGACAGTCAAGCTCAGCTTGGTATTGGTTCAGTTGTCTTGGGAACTGTCGAGAGCCTGAAACCTTATGGTGCGTTTATTGACATCGGTGGAATCAACGGCCTTCTGCATGTCAGCCAGATTAGTCATGACCGTGTTGCGGACATCTCGACAGTTCTGCAACCAGGAGATACGCTCAAG GTTATGATTCTAAGCCATGACCGTGAAAGAGGTCGTGTTAGCCTTTCTACTAAAAAGCTTGAGCCAACACCTGGTGACATGATTCGCAATCCGAAGCTTGTTTTTGAGAAG GCTGATGAGATGGCTCAGATATTCAGGCAGAGAATAGCTCAAGCAGAGGCAATGGCTCGTGCTGATATGTTAAGATTCCAGCCTGAG AGCGGACTAACTCTCAGTTCAGAGGGCATCTTGGGGCCATTATCATCAGACACACCCTCTCAGGAGTCGGGAGAAGCACAATCCACAGATGAATAG
- the LOC102706457 gene encoding galactinol synthase 2-like yields MAPPQLAGKMTAKAAAAAAAKPATRAYVTFLAGDGDYWKGVVGLAKGLRKVGSAYPLVVAVLPDVPESHRRILISQGCIVREIEPVYPPENQTQFAMAYYVINYSKLRIWEFVEYERMVYLDADIQVFENIDELFDLPKGRFYAVMDCFCERTWSHTPQYKIGYCQQCPDKVAWPTAELGPPPALYFNAGMFVHEPSMATAKALLDTLRVTTPTPFAEQDFLNMFFREQYKPIPLIYNLVLAMLWRHPENVQLKKVKVVHYCAAGSKPWRYTGKEENMDREDIKMLVKKWWDIYNDETLDFRGLPPVAAADTDEVEVAAKKPLRAALAEAGTVKYVTAPSAA; encoded by the exons ATGGCGCCTCCCCAGCTGGCCGGCAAGATGACCGCCAaggctgccgcggcggcggcggcgaagcccGCGACGAGGGCGTACGTGACGTTCCTGGCGGGCGACGGTGACTACTGGAAGGGCGTGGTCGGGCTAGCCAAGGGCCTGCGCAAGGTGGGCTCGGCCTACCCGCTGGTGGTCGCCGTGTTGCCCGACGTGCCGGAGTCCCACCGCCGCATCCTCATCTCCCAGGGCTGCATCGTCCGGGAGATCGAGCCCGTGTACCCGCCGGAGAACCAGACGCAGTTCGCCATGGCCTACTACGTCATCAACTACTCCAAGCTCCGCATCTGGGAG TTCGTGGAGTACGAGAGGATGGTTTACCTCGACGCCGACATCCAGGTGTTCGAGAACATCGACGAGCTGTTCGATCTGCCCAAGGGCCGCTTCTACGCGGTGATGGACTGCTTCTGCGAGAGGACGTGGAGCCACACCCCGCAGTACAAGATCGGCTACTGCCAGCAGTGCCCCGACAAGGTGGCGTGGCCTACCGCCGAGCtcggcccgccgccggcgctctACTTCAACGCCGGAATGTTCGTGCACGAGCCGAGCATGGCCACCGCCAAGGCCCTGCTCGACACTCTGCGCGTCACCACGCCCACGCCCTTCGCAGAACAG GATTTCCTCAACATGTTCTTCAGGGAGCAGTACAAGCCAATCCCGCTGATCTACAACCTTGTCCTGGCCATGCTCTGGAGGCATCCGGAGAACGTCCAGCTCAAGAAGGTCAAGGTCGTGCACTACTGCGCAGCG GGATCGAAGCCATGGAGGTACACGGGCAAGGAGGAGAACATGGACAGGGAGGACATCAAGATGCTGGTCAAGAAGTGGTGGGACATCTACAACGACGAGACCCTCGACTTCAGGGGCCTCCCGCCCGTCGCGGCGGCCGACACCGACGAGGTCGAGGTGGCGGCCAAGAAGCCGCTGCGCGCCGCGCTGGCGGAGGCCGGCACCGTCAAGTACGTcacggcgccgtcggccgcgTGA
- the LOC102706739 gene encoding protein COP1 SUPPRESSOR 2-like, with translation MRKNFRKWNLEEADVADHFDDENARRVALEEIKYMQKLRERKLGIPAAAGASLAPPDGASPRGRGGGGGGLAAAEDADKEDLVLQGTFAQETAVTIEDPNMLRYVENELLKKRSKKVDVKDKEEKDQVDELYTVPDHLKVGKKNSEESSTQWTTGITEVQLPIEGKVPKRLQRTIENVQMDWTC, from the exons ATGCGGAAGAACTTCCGCAAGTGGAACCTCGAAGAGGCGGACGTCGCCGACCACTTCGACGACGAGAACGCCCGCCG CGTCGCTTTGGAGGAGATCAAGTATATGCAGAAGCTTCGGGAGAGGAAGTTGGGtatccccgccgccgcgggcgcgtCGTTGGCTCCTCCCGACGGGGCCTCTCCtcgcgggagaggaggcggtggtggtgggttaGCGGCCGCCGAGGATGCCGACAAGGAGGACCTCGTCCTCCAGGGCACCTTCGCGCAGGAGACCGCCGTCACCATCGAGGATCCCAACAT GTTGAGGTATGTGGAGAACGAGCTGTTGAAGAAGAGGAGCAAGAAGGTTGATGTCAAAGACAAGGAGGAGAAAGACCAGGTCGATGAGCTCTACACCGTACCGGATCACCTCAAG GTTGGAAAGAAGAACTCGGAAGAGAGCTCTACGCAGTGGACCACCGGCATTACTGAAGTTCAGCTGCCTATCGA AGGGAAGGTGCCCAAAAGACTGCAACGCACCATAGAAAATGTGCAGATGGACTGGACTTGTTGA